The following proteins are co-located in the Microcystis wesenbergii NRERC-220 genome:
- a CDS encoding cryptochrome/photolyase family protein, translating into MTIGIWILGDQLWTGQAALANRQGYSQETPVILIESHTHIRQRPYHQQKLVLIWSAMRHFAEELKTLGWSVTYEVAEDFEPILSAWIKRLGIKELQIMMPNDLPFLRLIKNLNLDCAITLIDNNHFLWTRTDFNNWAKSRKRLLLEDFYRESRKKWQILMEDNQPIGGQWNFDKQNRKPPKDGLKTAAPLWFEPDEITLQVIADVEALDIPKYGKIKPFRWAVNRRQALQVLEHFITNCLPNFGPYQDAMVTEEETLWHSLLSPYLNLGLLTPLQVIQSAEIAYKKDNLALNSIEGFIRQVLGWREYMQGIYHYLGEDYANRNWFEHQQPLPAFFWDSNQTEMNCLKQVLSQVENTGYAHHIQRLMILSNFALIFGCSPQEIENWFHSVFIDAYDWVMQTNVLGMGQFADGGILASKPYASSANYIDKMSDYCRGCVYKKNERVGDFACPFNFLYWDFLARHREKLKCQGRVNMILGHLDRMSAAELNQMRCQSNQLRAKLLTI; encoded by the coding sequence TCCCACACTCATATTCGACAAAGACCCTATCATCAGCAAAAATTAGTTTTAATCTGGTCGGCGATGCGTCATTTTGCCGAAGAATTAAAAACTTTAGGATGGTCTGTCACCTACGAAGTTGCTGAAGATTTTGAACCGATTTTATCTGCTTGGATTAAACGATTAGGCATTAAAGAATTACAGATCATGATGCCTAATGATTTGCCCTTTCTTAGATTAATTAAAAATCTCAATTTAGACTGTGCTATAACCCTAATTGATAATAATCACTTTCTCTGGACAAGGACAGATTTTAATAATTGGGCTAAATCTCGTAAAAGACTATTACTAGAGGATTTCTATCGAGAAAGTCGCAAAAAATGGCAGATTTTAATGGAGGATAATCAACCCATAGGAGGACAATGGAACTTTGATAAACAAAACCGTAAACCGCCCAAAGATGGCTTAAAAACTGCTGCTCCTCTTTGGTTTGAACCCGATGAAATTACCCTTCAGGTTATCGCTGATGTGGAAGCTTTAGATATTCCTAAATATGGAAAAATCAAACCTTTTCGCTGGGCAGTAAACCGCAGACAAGCTTTACAGGTTTTGGAGCATTTTATTACTAATTGTCTGCCCAACTTTGGACCCTACCAAGATGCGATGGTAACGGAAGAAGAAACCCTCTGGCATTCCCTATTATCTCCCTATCTTAATCTAGGATTACTAACGCCGTTGCAAGTGATTCAATCGGCAGAAATTGCCTATAAAAAAGATAATTTAGCCCTGAATAGCATCGAAGGATTTATCCGTCAGGTGTTGGGATGGCGGGAATATATGCAGGGAATTTATCATTATTTGGGAGAAGATTACGCTAATCGTAATTGGTTTGAGCATCAACAACCCTTACCGGCTTTCTTTTGGGATAGTAACCAAACCGAGATGAATTGCCTCAAACAAGTATTATCACAGGTGGAAAATACTGGTTATGCCCATCATATTCAAAGATTAATGATTTTGAGCAATTTTGCCCTAATTTTTGGTTGCTCTCCCCAAGAGATTGAAAACTGGTTTCATAGTGTTTTTATCGATGCCTACGATTGGGTAATGCAGACTAATGTACTGGGAATGGGACAATTTGCCGATGGGGGAATTCTCGCCTCTAAACCCTACGCTTCCTCTGCCAACTATATTGATAAAATGAGTGATTATTGTCGGGGTTGTGTGTATAAAAAAAATGAACGAGTCGGGGATTTCGCCTGTCCTTTTAACTTTCTTTACTGGGATTTTTTGGCACGACATCGAGAAAAATTAAAGTGCCAAGGTCGAGTTAATATGATTTTAGGTCATCTCGATCGAATGTCGGCAGCTGAACTTAATCAAATGCGCTGCCAGTCCAACCAATTAAGAGCCAAGCTGTTGACTATCTAA
- a CDS encoding helix-turn-helix domain-containing protein codes for MSAGKFQTAASLSYRELEILDLVANGLTNQEISEKLEISKRTVDNHISNILTKTKTDNRVELVRWALHWGKVCLDDINCCILPSPAPTDDQVS; via the coding sequence ATGTCTGCTGGGAAGTTTCAAACAGCCGCTTCATTATCCTATCGAGAGCTAGAAATACTCGATTTAGTGGCTAATGGTTTAACTAATCAAGAAATCTCGGAAAAGCTAGAGATTAGTAAGCGTACCGTTGATAATCATATTAGTAATATCTTGACAAAAACAAAAACCGATAATCGGGTGGAATTGGTGCGTTGGGCATTGCATTGGGGTAAAGTTTGTCTGGATGATATTAATTGTTGTATTCTTCCTTCCCCAGCGCCGACCGATGATCAGGTTTCCTAA
- a CDS encoding GuaB3 family IMP dehydrogenase-related protein: MDTIIGRGKTARRAYGIDEIALVPGVRTLDPSLADTRWSLGNIEREIPIIASAMDGVVDTKMAVLLSELGALGVLNLEGIQTRYEDPNPILDRIAAVGKAEFVGLMQELYAEPIKPQLIELRIQEIQEKGGIAAVSLTPAGAVKYGAIVAQAAADILFVQATVVSTAHLSPEAITPLDLVQLCQEMPIPVVLGNCVTYEVALNLMKTGAAGVLVGIGPGAACTSRGVLGVGVPQATAVADCAAARDDFFQETGKYVPVIADGGIITGGDICKCIACGADAVMIGSPIARSVEAPGRGFHWGMATPSPVLPRGTRISVGSTGTIAEILVGPAKLDDGTHNLLGALKTSMGTLGAKNLKEMQQVEVVIAPSLLTEGKVYQKAQQLGMGK, translated from the coding sequence GTGGATACAATTATTGGTCGGGGCAAAACAGCCCGTAGAGCTTACGGTATCGATGAAATCGCACTTGTACCCGGAGTGCGAACCCTCGATCCTAGTTTAGCCGATACCCGTTGGTCTCTCGGCAATATCGAGCGGGAAATCCCGATTATCGCCAGCGCTATGGATGGGGTGGTCGATACTAAAATGGCCGTCCTCCTCTCCGAGTTGGGGGCGCTAGGGGTACTAAACCTCGAAGGTATTCAAACCCGTTACGAGGATCCTAACCCGATTCTCGATCGCATTGCGGCGGTCGGCAAAGCAGAATTCGTCGGTTTAATGCAGGAACTCTACGCAGAACCGATTAAACCGCAACTAATCGAGCTTCGTATCCAAGAAATTCAAGAAAAAGGCGGTATTGCGGCAGTTAGCCTCACCCCTGCCGGTGCCGTCAAATACGGTGCCATCGTCGCCCAAGCAGCGGCCGATATTCTCTTTGTCCAAGCAACCGTTGTTTCCACTGCCCATTTATCCCCGGAAGCTATCACCCCCCTCGATTTAGTGCAACTGTGCCAAGAAATGCCCATTCCCGTGGTTTTGGGTAACTGCGTCACCTACGAAGTCGCCCTTAACCTGATGAAAACCGGGGCAGCCGGGGTTTTGGTCGGTATCGGTCCGGGGGCCGCCTGTACTTCTCGCGGCGTTTTAGGAGTGGGAGTTCCCCAAGCCACTGCCGTGGCCGATTGTGCCGCCGCTAGGGACGATTTTTTCCAAGAAACCGGTAAATACGTCCCCGTTATTGCCGATGGCGGCATTATTACCGGCGGTGATATCTGCAAATGTATCGCCTGTGGCGCCGACGCGGTGATGATTGGTTCTCCCATTGCCCGGTCCGTGGAGGCCCCTGGCCGCGGTTTTCACTGGGGTATGGCCACACCTAGCCCGGTTCTACCCCGGGGAACCCGAATTAGTGTGGGCAGTACGGGAACTATTGCCGAAATCCTCGTTGGACCTGCAAAATTAGATGATGGTACTCATAACCTCTTGGGGGCGCTGAAAACCAGTATGGGAACTTTAGGCGCTAAGAACTTAAAGGAAATGCAACAGGTGGAAGTGGTGATTGCCCCCTCGCTGCTGACGGAGGGGAAAGTCTATCAAAAGGCCCAACAGTTAGGTATGGGTAAATAA
- a CDS encoding TolB family protein — protein sequence MIRFPKLLGLLLAVNIISLGGCSDAGFVTPPQQLLGNTLNTPSSEDNPRFNYDGRYLVFASDRRGQRTIYLFDRVANRLVPLPGLNQAKTYQDQPDISADGRYIVYVSEQSGKPDIYIYDRQTLQAKNLTDNILGEVRRPTISGNGRFIAFESNRFGQWNLEIFDRGGEISPSLPPINSSPSR from the coding sequence ATGATCAGGTTTCCTAAACTTCTGGGACTTTTGCTTGCGGTTAATATCATCAGTCTGGGGGGATGTAGTGATGCGGGTTTTGTCACCCCTCCCCAACAGCTTTTAGGAAATACTTTAAATACCCCTTCCTCTGAAGATAATCCCCGTTTTAACTACGATGGTCGTTATCTGGTTTTTGCCTCCGATCGCAGGGGTCAACGAACGATTTATTTATTCGATCGAGTGGCTAATCGTTTAGTTCCCCTACCGGGGTTAAATCAAGCAAAAACCTATCAAGATCAACCGGATATTAGTGCTGATGGTCGTTATATTGTTTATGTATCGGAACAGTCCGGTAAACCCGATATATATATTTATGATCGACAAACTCTGCAAGCAAAAAATCTCACCGACAATATTTTAGGAGAAGTGCGTCGTCCGACGATTAGTGGTAACGGTCGTTTCATTGCTTTTGAAAGTAATCGTTTCGGTCAATGGAATCTGGAAATATTCGATCGAGGTGGCGAAATTTCTCCTTCTTTACCCCCGATCAATTCTTCCCCGTCTCGATGA
- a CDS encoding HlyD family efflux transporter periplasmic adaptor subunit, translated as MNGNSNNGQNGNGNGKSDELTQAGKNVATTTKNKSITPSLPTFSPPEQSVILKQSPIWSRTIIWTLMSVTTAALIWSAFAKIEQVVGAQGQLKPQGKVQEVQAPVNGVVQEVKVKDGDRVNKGDLLVLMDSSASKVQLESLRTIRTTAEKENQFYRLLMAQDLTPAQVESSIAQLKLPSEIADLARNRAALVAENQLYQAQVSEGASSSALQGDQLARLGAARREANSRQAAARLEMEQLEKQLAQTRVQLADARSQLIKDRLVLEEIKTRNGNAMKQGQESLDIERNILKDIEPLGDEGAIARYQINKQKQSVTDRQNELQQQEANGKIDREKQEKEVQTRIAEISRLEQEEKRYSLLISQAREKLINTTVITEKDVRDKMADNHKRIAEIDSQISRIIIDNNKRIAELDSQISQAQQTIKYQKITAPIDGVVFDLKARPGFVPQPSQAEALLKLVPDGCPTQVKDAAKGCLVAEVDVTNQDIGFVREGQKADIRIDSFSYSEYGDIKGEVISIGSDALPPDENHRFYRFPVRVRLNSQELVLKDKSTLPLQSGMSVSVNIKVNENRTVLGLFTDMFNKQVDTLKQVR; from the coding sequence ATGAACGGTAATTCTAACAACGGTCAAAACGGCAACGGCAACGGTAAAAGCGATGAACTTACCCAAGCGGGTAAAAACGTGGCCACTACCACGAAAAATAAAAGTATTACCCCTTCTTTACCCACTTTCAGCCCACCAGAACAATCGGTGATCCTGAAACAATCGCCCATTTGGTCGCGGACGATTATCTGGACATTAATGAGTGTCACCACTGCCGCTTTAATTTGGTCAGCGTTCGCCAAAATCGAGCAGGTGGTGGGCGCCCAAGGACAACTTAAACCCCAGGGCAAAGTGCAAGAAGTACAAGCACCGGTGAATGGGGTAGTACAGGAAGTTAAAGTTAAAGACGGCGATCGAGTTAACAAAGGTGATTTACTGGTTTTAATGGATTCCAGTGCCTCGAAAGTGCAGTTAGAATCGTTGAGAACAATTCGCACCACTGCCGAGAAGGAAAATCAATTCTATCGTCTCCTAATGGCGCAGGATCTGACACCGGCACAAGTGGAGAGTTCGATCGCTCAATTAAAATTACCGAGTGAAATCGCCGATTTAGCCCGTAATCGTGCCGCTTTAGTGGCGGAAAATCAACTTTATCAAGCACAGGTCAGTGAAGGGGCTTCTAGCTCTGCTTTACAAGGGGATCAATTAGCCCGTTTAGGGGCTGCCCGACGGGAGGCCAATTCTCGACAAGCGGCCGCTAGATTGGAAATGGAACAATTAGAAAAACAATTGGCCCAAACCAGAGTACAGTTGGCCGATGCCCGCTCGCAATTAATCAAAGATCGTCTCGTCCTTGAAGAAATTAAAACTCGTAATGGCAATGCGATGAAACAGGGCCAAGAAAGCTTGGATATCGAGCGTAATATTCTCAAAGATATTGAACCCTTGGGGGATGAAGGTGCGATCGCCCGTTATCAGATTAATAAACAAAAACAATCAGTCACCGACCGTCAAAATGAACTGCAGCAGCAAGAGGCTAACGGCAAAATCGATCGAGAAAAACAAGAGAAAGAAGTACAAACCCGCATCGCCGAAATTTCCCGTTTGGAACAGGAAGAAAAGCGTTATTCCTTGTTGATCTCCCAAGCGCGAGAAAAGCTGATTAATACCACGGTAATCACGGAAAAAGATGTGCGCGATAAAATGGCGGACAATCACAAACGGATCGCTGAAATCGATAGTCAGATCAGTCGCATTATCATTGATAACAACAAGCGCATTGCTGAACTAGACAGTCAAATTAGTCAAGCACAACAGACGATTAAATATCAAAAAATTACCGCCCCGATTGATGGTGTGGTCTTCGATCTCAAGGCCCGGCCCGGGTTTGTTCCCCAACCAAGTCAAGCGGAAGCATTATTAAAACTTGTTCCCGATGGCTGTCCCACCCAAGTCAAAGATGCTGCTAAAGGTTGTTTAGTGGCAGAGGTGGACGTGACTAACCAAGACATCGGTTTTGTGCGCGAGGGACAAAAAGCCGATATTCGTATTGATTCCTTTTCTTACAGTGAATACGGCGATATTAAAGGAGAAGTAATCTCTATCGGTTCCGATGCTTTACCTCCCGATGAAAATCACCGTTTTTATCGGTTCCCAGTCCGGGTACGCTTGAACAGTCAAGAGTTAGTTTTGAAAGATAAATCCACTCTGCCGCTGCAATCGGGGATGTCCGTGAGCGTGAACATCAAAGTCAATGAAAATCGCACCGTTTTGGGACTATTTACCGATATGTTCAATAAACAGGTGGATACTCTCAAACAAGTCCGTTAA
- a CDS encoding peptidase domain-containing ABC transporter, translating to MSYTTLDFTAFLETVQPFDRLPVEVRRSLGQKLQPFRYEMGNAMLKCDRLPSHLVLLYEGEARLLGYDARVNNPLPVTLAKLQPGDLFGWISLLRGTPCETVIASSEVTICLTLKEEDFWSLINNYPEFKEHFFKETSIAEVYALLGSYLNQQAWGGGDLKEIAQALLNKACVSYDQINDDYLWLVSENSDNYPIGTVITQNNPTKTRLLGLSSAQLDKFLTVATEAAAETETDDIWETQVIRGNKPTQVLDIPQGQISDITSDLPVEKTVQKNRKSYPFFGGKTELEAVSACFQMLCKYFNIPFRKDVIQRILADQLQRTGSLSLPLCGAVAEVVGLHSQLVPLNASSLPNINPPALIRWQDSIVILYEINQRETTIAVPQRGIIKRKTSEFLESWGEKGEVILLKPTKHTQQQRFGLSWFWPSVKKHKRVLIEVFIASFFVQLFALANPLMIQVIIDKVIVQNSPETLNTLGVFLLVIAVFEGILTFLRTSLFVDTTNRIDMTLGSEIIDHLLRLPLKYFERRPVGEISTRINELENIRQFLTGTALTVVLDAIFSVIYIVVMLIYSPILTFWALGVVPILVLSTAIFAPIVRRQLRAKAERNAETQSYLVEVMTGIQTVKAQNIELRSRWQWQERYARYVAEGFQTVMTSTLAGSFSHFFNQLSGLLVLWVGAALVLDGKLTLGQLIAFRIIASYVTSPILRLTQLWQNFQETGLSLERLADIVDTPQEAELDRQNIPMPLIKGHVTYENLAFRFNPHGALQLYNVNLEFPSGTFVALVGESGAGKSTITKLLARLYEPESGRILIDGYDINKVELYSLRRQIGMVPQETLLFDGTVQENIALTNPDATVEEIVSAAKAAAAHEFIMTLPNGYNTRVGERGASLSGGQRQRVAIARSVLQRPQILILDEATSALDYNTERQVCLNLKEAFKDHTVFFITHRLASIKSADIIVMMDKGTVAEEGTHEELMAKKGLYYTLYKQQDSQI from the coding sequence ATGAGTTATACCACCTTAGATTTTACCGCCTTTCTGGAGACTGTACAGCCCTTCGATCGCCTGCCCGTCGAGGTTAGACGTTCTCTGGGCCAGAAATTACAACCCTTTCGCTATGAGATGGGCAATGCGATGCTCAAGTGCGATCGCTTACCCTCTCACCTCGTCCTTCTCTACGAGGGAGAGGCCAGACTTTTGGGTTACGATGCTAGGGTAAACAATCCGCTGCCGGTCACTTTGGCTAAATTGCAGCCCGGGGATTTATTCGGGTGGATCAGTCTCCTGCGCGGTACCCCCTGTGAAACGGTGATCGCTTCTTCGGAAGTCACGATCTGTTTAACCTTAAAAGAAGAGGATTTTTGGTCTTTAATCAACAATTACCCAGAATTTAAGGAACATTTCTTTAAAGAAACCTCGATCGCTGAAGTTTATGCTCTCCTAGGCTCCTATCTCAATCAACAGGCCTGGGGTGGGGGAGACCTCAAAGAAATTGCACAGGCTCTTTTAAACAAAGCTTGTGTGTCCTACGACCAAATTAACGATGATTATCTCTGGTTAGTCAGCGAAAATAGCGATAATTATCCTATCGGCACAGTTATCACCCAAAATAATCCGACTAAGACCCGCTTATTAGGTCTTTCCTCCGCTCAGTTAGACAAGTTCTTGACAGTTGCAACCGAAGCAGCCGCGGAAACAGAAACGGATGATATCTGGGAAACCCAAGTCATTAGAGGAAATAAACCCACCCAAGTATTAGATATCCCCCAGGGACAAATAAGCGACATCACCAGCGATCTCCCCGTTGAAAAAACTGTCCAGAAAAACCGCAAGTCATATCCTTTTTTCGGGGGAAAAACGGAATTAGAGGCGGTGAGTGCCTGTTTTCAGATGCTCTGCAAATATTTTAATATCCCCTTTCGCAAGGACGTGATCCAACGCATCCTAGCGGATCAACTGCAAAGAACCGGCAGCCTTTCCCTACCTCTGTGTGGGGCTGTAGCCGAGGTAGTGGGACTCCATAGCCAATTAGTACCCCTAAATGCCTCTTCCTTGCCCAATATTAACCCTCCTGCCCTAATTCGCTGGCAAGACAGCATCGTTATCCTCTACGAAATTAATCAACGGGAAACCACGATCGCTGTTCCCCAAAGGGGGATAATTAAACGCAAAACCAGCGAATTTCTGGAATCTTGGGGCGAAAAAGGGGAAGTAATTCTGCTCAAACCCACCAAACACACCCAGCAACAGCGTTTTGGCCTATCATGGTTTTGGCCTTCTGTCAAGAAACATAAACGAGTCTTAATAGAAGTTTTTATCGCTTCTTTCTTCGTGCAGTTATTTGCCCTGGCCAATCCCTTGATGATTCAGGTGATCATCGATAAAGTGATTGTGCAGAATAGCCCGGAAACCTTGAATACCCTGGGGGTTTTCCTGTTAGTAATTGCCGTTTTCGAGGGAATTTTAACCTTTTTGAGAACATCTCTTTTTGTCGATACCACTAACCGCATCGACATGACCCTCGGTTCGGAAATTATCGATCACCTGCTGCGCTTACCCCTAAAATACTTTGAACGGCGGCCGGTGGGGGAAATTTCGACAAGAATCAACGAATTAGAGAATATTCGGCAGTTTTTAACAGGTACAGCCCTAACGGTGGTGTTAGATGCCATTTTCTCGGTTATCTATATCGTGGTTATGTTGATCTATAGCCCGATCCTAACCTTTTGGGCCCTGGGAGTCGTGCCGATTTTAGTTCTCTCCACAGCTATTTTCGCACCGATCGTGCGGCGACAACTGCGAGCAAAAGCCGAACGAAACGCCGAAACCCAATCCTATCTCGTGGAGGTAATGACGGGAATTCAAACGGTGAAAGCACAGAATATCGAATTGCGTTCCCGTTGGCAGTGGCAAGAGCGTTATGCGCGCTATGTGGCCGAAGGTTTTCAAACGGTAATGACCTCAACTTTGGCCGGTTCCTTTAGTCACTTCTTTAACCAATTATCGGGTTTATTAGTGCTGTGGGTGGGAGCAGCCTTAGTTTTAGACGGAAAACTCACTCTTGGTCAATTAATCGCCTTCCGGATTATCGCTTCCTACGTTACCTCGCCGATTCTGCGTTTGACCCAACTCTGGCAAAACTTCCAAGAAACCGGCTTATCGCTGGAAAGATTAGCCGATATCGTCGATACTCCCCAAGAAGCGGAACTTGATCGCCAAAATATCCCCATGCCCTTAATTAAAGGCCATGTCACCTACGAAAACCTCGCTTTCCGCTTCAATCCCCACGGCGCCCTGCAACTATACAACGTCAATTTAGAATTCCCCTCTGGCACTTTTGTCGCTTTGGTGGGAGAAAGTGGCGCCGGGAAAAGTACCATCACTAAACTATTAGCCCGTCTCTACGAACCAGAATCGGGACGGATTCTCATCGATGGCTACGATATCAACAAAGTGGAACTCTATTCCCTGCGTCGTCAAATCGGCATGGTTCCCCAAGAAACCCTATTATTTGACGGTACGGTACAGGAAAATATCGCCCTGACTAACCCCGATGCTACTGTGGAGGAAATTGTCTCGGCAGCAAAAGCAGCCGCAGCCCACGAATTTATTATGACCCTGCCCAATGGCTATAATACCCGCGTCGGTGAACGGGGGGCATCCCTATCGGGGGGACAACGACAACGGGTTGCGATCGCTCGTTCCGTCCTGCAAAGACCGCAAATTCTCATTCTTGATGAGGCCACCAGCGCCCTCGACTATAACACCGAACGGCAAGTGTGTCTGAATCTCAAAGAAGCTTTCAAGGATCATACGGTCTTTTTTATTACCCATCGTTTAGCTTCGATCAAATCCGCCGATATTATTGTCATGATGGATAAAGGGACAGTAGCGGAGGAAGGCACCCACGAGGAATTAATGGCCAAAAAAGGCCTTTACTATACCCTCTATAAACAACAGGATTCGCAAATCTAG
- a CDS encoding DUF760 domain-containing protein → MYRENDRPHNLFGTDSEFSESLWQYVQTLSPETIAQLSKPESQEVFQVMERNIIGLLGNLPSEHFGVTISTSREHLGRLLASAMMSGYFLRNAEQRMNFEKSFATLQSGSSDV, encoded by the coding sequence GTGTATAGAGAAAACGATCGCCCTCACAATTTATTCGGTACCGATAGTGAATTTTCTGAGAGTTTGTGGCAGTATGTCCAGACCTTAAGTCCAGAAACAATCGCCCAACTCTCGAAACCGGAGTCCCAAGAGGTTTTCCAGGTGATGGAACGCAACATTATCGGACTTTTGGGCAACCTTCCCTCTGAACATTTCGGGGTCACTATCAGTACCAGTCGCGAACATCTGGGACGGTTATTGGCCTCGGCAATGATGAGTGGTTACTTTCTCCGCAATGCTGAACAGAGAATGAATTTTGAAAAATCCTTCGCTACTCTCCAGAGCGGTTCTAGCGATGTTTAA
- a CDS encoding lecithin retinol acyltransferase family protein, producing MARGDQIYAYRELLNLQGVYAHHGIDCGDGSVIHYRKPSEIVERTSLETFARGGKIYVVRHVEVGFSFIPDVVVERALSRLGEQKYNLLFNNCEHFATWCKTGISKSQQIEEFIPIITHLQAVGLYEPLKKSLIGADPNNAQTLLKGALSSLKVSWDEIQPQYKKAIQEAETWNRVAIEALSRNRDDLAREALKRKVEAKKQAKRHQEQLDQLAAMTENVLKSLVIANG from the coding sequence ATGGCTAGAGGGGATCAAATATACGCCTATCGAGAATTGCTCAATCTTCAGGGTGTTTATGCTCATCATGGCATCGATTGCGGTGATGGTAGCGTCATTCATTACCGAAAACCGAGCGAGATTGTGGAACGAACTTCCCTAGAAACCTTTGCTAGGGGCGGTAAAATCTATGTGGTGCGCCATGTAGAGGTGGGATTTTCCTTTATCCCCGATGTGGTGGTAGAAAGGGCTCTAAGTCGTCTGGGGGAACAGAAATATAATCTTCTTTTTAACAACTGCGAACATTTTGCCACTTGGTGTAAGACCGGTATTAGCAAAAGTCAACAGATAGAAGAATTTATCCCGATTATTACCCATTTACAAGCGGTGGGACTCTACGAACCTCTGAAAAAATCCCTCATCGGAGCCGACCCCAACAATGCCCAAACCCTGTTAAAAGGGGCTTTAAGCAGTCTTAAGGTCAGTTGGGATGAAATTCAACCCCAGTACAAAAAAGCCATTCAAGAAGCAGAAACATGGAATCGAGTAGCGATCGAAGCTTTAAGCAGAAATCGCGATGATTTAGCCCGGGAAGCCCTGAAACGCAAGGTAGAAGCCAAAAAACAGGCAAAACGCCATCAGGAACAATTGGATCAACTAGCGGCCATGACCGAAAATGTTCTTAAAAGTCTGGTGATTGCTAATGGTTAG
- the hisA gene encoding 1-(5-phosphoribosyl)-5-[(5-phosphoribosylamino)methylideneamino]imidazole-4-carboxamide isomerase: MEVIPAIDILDGKCVRLYQGDYQQSQVFNDNPAIVAREWVNQGATRLHLVDLDGAKEGKSVNLSTIETILNDIAIPVQVGGGLRDLETVSNLLKIGVEKAILGTVAVEKPELVSELCQSFPGQIIVGIDARDGKVATRGWLETSAVDAIALGQDMAKRGASTIIYTDIHRDGTLSGPNLAALRELAESVEIPVIASGGISSLTDLLSLLSLEPLGVTGVIVGRALYTGAVNLSEAISAIGSGRWQDLPPNFFA, encoded by the coding sequence ATGGAAGTTATCCCCGCTATTGATATTCTCGATGGCAAATGTGTGCGACTTTATCAGGGAGATTACCAACAATCGCAGGTTTTTAACGATAATCCCGCAATAGTGGCGCGAGAATGGGTCAATCAAGGGGCAACCAGATTACATTTAGTTGACTTGGATGGAGCCAAAGAGGGTAAATCGGTTAATTTGTCAACTATTGAAACAATTCTTAATGATATTGCCATTCCCGTACAGGTGGGGGGTGGACTGCGAGATCTAGAAACGGTGAGTAATCTCCTAAAAATCGGGGTAGAAAAGGCGATTTTAGGGACAGTAGCCGTAGAAAAGCCAGAATTGGTCAGCGAACTTTGTCAAAGCTTTCCGGGGCAAATAATTGTCGGTATTGATGCTCGCGATGGCAAAGTAGCCACCCGGGGTTGGTTAGAAACTTCTGCGGTAGATGCGATCGCTCTCGGTCAAGATATGGCAAAAAGAGGAGCCAGCACGATTATCTACACTGATATTCATCGAGATGGCACGCTTTCTGGCCCTAATCTGGCGGCTTTGCGAGAATTAGCCGAATCCGTCGAAATTCCCGTGATCGCCTCTGGGGGCATTAGTTCTCTGACGGACTTACTGAGTTTATTGTCTTTGGAACCTTTGGGAGTAACGGGAGTAATCGTGGGCCGCGCTCTTTATACCGGTGCAGTTAACCTCTCGGAAGCGATTAGCGCCATCGGATCGGGCCGTTGGCAGGATCTACCCCCGAATTTTTTCGCTTAA